In the Lebetimonas natsushimae genome, one interval contains:
- a CDS encoding flagellar basal body P-ring protein FlgI, with protein sequence MTKIDGFERALTLAFFAIFYIFISTNLFADKIKNVSSIIGVRDNQLIGYGLVVGLNGTGDSTSSKFTNQTLSNLLKNVNVKLDPKDIKSKNVAAVMVTATLPPFAREGDKIDVTISSIGDATSLEGGVLLITPLKGVNGKIYALAQGPVSMGGFNLKGGLKQKHFTTTVKIPNGATVERAVVWDLYHQNYATLSLKRSDFDLAINIQNALNKKFKEKVAVAVDPRTIKLKKPKNLSMPEFLAEVENTKISTQMPDVIVIDERTGTVVAGSDITVKPTVITYGDFVIKIKKETTILNLTQMFQKFNASPQDIIAILENLKASNAINAKLIIN encoded by the coding sequence ATGACAAAAATTGATGGTTTTGAAAGAGCTTTGACTTTAGCTTTTTTTGCAATATTTTATATTTTTATTTCAACCAATCTTTTTGCCGACAAAATAAAAAATGTATCATCAATTATAGGTGTAAGAGACAACCAGTTAATCGGTTACGGATTAGTAGTGGGGCTTAACGGCACAGGGGATTCAACATCATCAAAATTTACAAACCAGACACTCTCAAACCTTCTTAAAAACGTAAATGTAAAACTTGACCCAAAAGACATAAAATCTAAAAATGTAGCCGCTGTAATGGTAACCGCCACACTTCCACCCTTTGCAAGGGAAGGGGATAAAATTGATGTAACTATTTCATCAATCGGTGATGCGACCTCACTGGAAGGCGGAGTATTGCTTATAACTCCACTAAAAGGTGTAAACGGAAAAATTTATGCCCTTGCCCAGGGGCCTGTAAGTATGGGCGGATTTAATTTAAAAGGGGGCCTTAAACAAAAACACTTTACTACAACCGTAAAAATTCCAAACGGTGCTACAGTTGAGAGAGCTGTTGTTTGGGATTTATATCATCAAAACTATGCAACACTTTCACTTAAAAGAAGCGATTTTGATCTTGCAATAAATATTCAAAATGCTTTAAATAAAAAATTTAAAGAAAAGGTTGCGGTCGCTGTAGATCCTAGAACCATAAAATTAAAAAAACCGAAAAATTTATCTATGCCTGAATTTTTGGCAGAAGTTGAAAATACTAAAATTTCCACACAAATGCCAGATGTGATAGTGATAGATGAAAGAACAGGAACAGTTGTTGCTGGAAGTGATATAACTGTAAAACCGACAGTAATAACATACGGCGATTTTGTTATAAAAATTAAAAAAGAGACAACTATTTTAAATTTAACACAGATGTTTCAAAAATTTAATGCCTCACCTCAGGACATTATAGCTATTTTAGAAAATTTAAAAGCTAGTAATGCCATAAATGCTAAACTGATTATTAATTAA
- a CDS encoding rod-binding protein yields the protein MSNYDISIGIHHKINLKEKNLKKLKQNCDAFESEILNFFLKKALKEESKLFPETPGEKIYKSMQIEQISKQISGNFGYSELLFNYLKKSI from the coding sequence ATGAGCAATTATGATATTAGTATAGGAATTCATCATAAAATAAATTTAAAAGAAAAAAATCTAAAAAAATTAAAACAAAACTGTGATGCATTCGAAAGTGAAATATTAAATTTTTTCTTAAAAAAAGCTCTAAAGGAAGAATCAAAACTTTTTCCAGAAACTCCCGGAGAAAAAATTTATAAATCCATGCAGATAGAACAAATTTCAAAACAGATAAGCGGCAATTTCGGATATTCTGAACTTTTATTTAATTATCTTAAAAAAAGTATTTAG
- a CDS encoding flagellar biosynthesis anti-sigma factor FlgM: MISRIGLNQTNLVSTQPDKKNIKKTQNTEKSGRVEEIKKQIESGTYKIDLDKTAKALAKTLL; this comes from the coding sequence ATGATATCAAGAATTGGATTAAACCAGACAAATCTAGTATCTACCCAACCGGATAAAAAAAATATTAAAAAAACACAAAACACTGAAAAATCTGGAAGGGTAGAAGAGATTAAGAAACAGATAGAATCTGGGACATATAAAATAGACTTAGATAAAACTGCAAAAGCTTTAGCCAAAACCCTTCTTTAA